GCAAATATCCCGCGCGATTGAACGTGGGAATGGCGATCGTCAGCTTAGGCGAAGGTGCGCGGTTCATGCCGTAGCTCTCCAGTCCCTATTGCAGCGATACCAAATGACGATGCCGATCGGCAGATTCAGGGCGACGGCCATGCTCGCCAAAACCGCGATCAGCCCGGCCGACGAATCATGTCGCGTTGCGTAGAACGCGGCGGGCAACGTGATCAAGGTCGTACAAACGTTGAGCCAGACGAGCGGCTCGCGTCGGAAGCTACGCAATTGCAGCGCGAGGGCACTCGTGAACTGCGTGGCGAAAGCAAAAACGGTGAGTCCGAGCAATTGCGGCCATGGCAAGAGGCGATGCGCGACCGGCAGATTCGCTACGAGGCTGGCGAGACCGAGGAATGCCGTTGCGCCGACGGTGAAAACGCCGAGCATGATGCCGAAGTCGCGCCAAAAGAGGTGGTCGAGCTTGGGCCAATCGTGTACCGCCGCAGCCTGCGCCATCGCGGGCACGCGGCGCAGCAGCCACGACTGCGAGATGAGGCAGATCGTATTGACGACCGTCAGCGATAGGCCGAACTGTCCCGCGACGATCGCCCCTTGCGTACGAAACAGGTTCGGGATGTTGATCTGCGTGAGCAAATAGGCGCATAGCCAATTGAGGGCCAACCGCCATTGCAAGGGCCACACTTCCTCGCGCCAGCGGTAGCTGTCGCCCGGCTCGTCGCGGGCGATCGCCACGAGGGGACGATGGCGGCGCGCAAGCCACACGAGCGGTACGCACAGCGCCATCGCCGGGGTCATCGTCGTGGCCCATAGGCCGCCCCCGGCGACCAGGGCCGCCCAGCACCCGAGCGACCCGAGCATCGCGGTGACGAGCCGCACCGAATACACCTGCGAAATCCGGCCGCTGCCCTCGATCAACGAGAGAAACGGCAAGACGATGAGGCCGCCTGCGGTGACCGCGCACAGCACCAGCCAACACGGCGCCCACGTGATGCCGGCGGATGCTTTCGAAGCGAAGAAGATCCATCCGCCCGGCAGCAGCAAGACGAAGAACGCGATCGCTGCTGCCGCGTACCAGCGCACCGACTTGCCCAGCAACGACTTGAAGTGAGCGGAGCGAGCCCCCACGAGCCGATTGCCGTGAGCCCAGCGCAAGCCGACGAACGAATGCGCGGCGACTTGAAGCAAGACCGTGGACAAGCCGAGATCGAACAGCGTATAGAGCGAGGCGACGCTCAGGAAGCTGTAATACCAGCCTTGCAGTTCAGGTGTCAGGTATTTGATCGCGAGTATCGTCGAGACGAGTCCGGCGCCGGCCTGCCATACGCGTAGCGCGAGGATCGAGGCGAGGTCGGGCCGCCAGAGGCGGCCAAACAACGAGTCGGACTGTTGCACGCTCATGCGTGTTCAGAACAGCTTCGCGGCGAGGTCGTAATCGCTCGGGCGGCCGACGTCGAGCCAGTGTTCGAAGATAGGAAAACACGACACGCGCACGTTGCGGCGAATCAACTCGTGCGCAACGTCCGTCATGTGGTACGGCCCGTCCTTCGGCAACGTGGCGAACACGCGCGGCGAGAGAAAGTAGATGCCGCTATTGACGAGAAAGCCGAGCTTCGGTTTTTCATCGATGTGCAGGACCTGCGCTTGCGCCGTGCTGACGACGCCGAACGGCACCTGAAAGCTGTACTGTGTCGCCGCGATCGTCATCGCCGATTCGGTCCGCAGGTGATAGGCGAGGAACATGCCGATATCGAGGTTGGTCAGGATGTCGCCGTTGAAGACGAGCGTCGCGTTATCGCGGCAGGAGAGGCGCGACAGCGCACCGCCCGTGCCGAGCGGTTCTTCTTCGTGAATGTAATCGATTGGCACGCCGAAGCGTTCGCCCGCGCCGAAGTAGTCGACGATCTTATCATGCAGATAATGCGTGGAAATGAAGATGCGATTCGCGCCGTGGTTCACGAGTTTCTCGATGCTGATTTCGAGCATCGGGCGCCCGTTCACGCACAGCATCGGCTTCGGCGTGGTTTCCGTGAGCGGCCGTAGGCGCATCCCATAGCCGCCCGCCATCACGACCGCGGTGAAACGCTGATTGACGTAGGCCGGCGACGAATTGATGCTTTGATGATCGATCACGTCAACCGGCGCGCCGAGACGATCGACGAGAATGAGTTGTCGCAGCGAATGCCGGCGAAATAGTTCGGTCCGCTCGGCTCGCGTCGAATCGATGCGAGCCGTGACGGCCGTCGGCCGCGCGGTTTTGAGTTTGATCTGGTGAACGTCGCGGGCAGTCGCGTCGAGTTGTTTACCTTCTAGAAACGCGCGGCGAATGTCGCCGTCCGTGACGACGTTGACGAAGCGCCCAGCGTCGTCGTATATCAGCGCGCATCCCAGCGATCCGCTTGCTTGAATGCAACGCACGACGTCGGATAGATTGGCGTCGAGCGATACTTTGAGTTCGTCGATGTGTGTATTTTTCATGGCGTTCCTTCCGCAAACAAATCGCTCCCAAGGCGATCAGGGCGTCATCGATGCAGGCTCGCTCTCCGCCTGGCATCCAGGGCCGCGCGTAGCTACTGAAGGTCGTAAAACGTTTTGATCGACACCTCCGTTAGATTTCGGGACAAGAGCTCGCGCACGATTCGTGCCGTCGTTCCGGGGCGATCGTAGGGATTGGCGGCAGACGCGGCGAGATGGCGAAATTCGGGTGACAGCGCGCGAGCGATCGCATCGACGATCTCGGTCGCCTCGTCGTTGCAGGAAATGACGCTGTTGCCGCGCGTGCGGCCGGCTTGACGCGGGCCGACGTCGACGCTCGGCACGCCGAGCGTCGGCACTTCGATGACGGCGCTCGACGAATTGCCGACGACCGCCGCCGCGTGCTTCGCCGCCGACAGATAAAGCTGCGTGCCCAGCGACATGAAGAACCGATAGCGCTTGGGGTGCCGGGCCGCTCGCTCGGCGAGCAGGCGGTTGATCGCGAGGCCTCCGGCATCTGCGTTGGCGCCTGTCATGACGACTGCGTGGTCCGGAAAGTCGTCGAGCGCGTCGAGCAAGGCGCTAAGCTGAATGTCGGGCGGCTTCGAGGATCGCGTAGCGGGGTGAAACGTCGCGAGCAGGTACGGCTGACCCGGTTCGAGGTTCAGCCTGCGCGATGTGTCTTCGGCGCCGGACAACTCGATCGTCCGAATGTTTTCAACGCCCAGCGCGCCGACCGCGAATACGCGATCGGGATCTTCTCCTAGCTGAATGATGCGTGCCCGGTAAGCCTGCGTGCTCGCAAAGTGCAGATGACTCATCTTCGTGATCGCATGCCGGAACGATTCGTCGATGGCGCCGAGCGTGAGTTCGCCCCCCTGTATATGAGCGATCGGAATCTTGCAGACCGTCGCGGCCGCGGCCGCGGCGAACGCTTCATAGCGATCGCCGAGCAGGACGAGGAGGTCGGGCGCCATGCGACGCAAGACGTCGCCGTAACGGATCATGCCGAGTCCCATCGCGGTGTAGACGCCGGCTTCCGTCGCGCTGTCCATCAGCACTTCGACGCGCTCGTAAAGCGAAATGCCGTCGTTCTCGATCTCGTGCCAGGTCGCGCCGTGCGCATCGGCCACATGCGAGCCGGTCACGAGCAGCCTGACCGTCGCGTCCGGTTCGTTCTCGAGCGCGCGAATCAACGGACGCAGCAGGCCATACTCGGCGCGCGTGCCGGTGAAGATGCATATCGTTCGCATAGCATCGCTCCTATGTCGGGTGATGTTCGGGCAGCATCACCAGTTTTTCGCGCCCGACGTCCACGTGCCGTAGGCGGGCCGCATCGGATCGATCAATACCGGATGCGCCTGCTTCGCGTACGCGAAGTCGGGCGGGTCTGCGTAGACGAGCTTGAAGTCCAGCCCGTCCGACATGTACAGATAGGTCGGATCGCCGATCGGATGCGGGGCCATCGCAGTCATCCGCGGCATGTAGTCGGGAAACAGGCCGGGAATGTCGCCGCGCACGATCGGCGGTCCGATGCGCTCGGTGGGCGAAAGCGTATGGGTGGGGATGCCGTCCTCGAGCGCCGCGGACGTTGGCGGATACTGCCCGTGGTCGCGCTTGTAAGCGTCGAGCGCTTGGACGATGTCGAATATCTGCGCCACGCGCGCGTCGGCTTGCACGTTTTCGAATGCCATGCTGATGTCGATGTACCGGCCGAGTCGTTGCCGCCATGCTTCGCCGCGAAGATAGGATCGAACCACCGACAGCGTGTTCAGGTTCGTGAGCGGGACGACCCCATTGCGGACGGTAATGATCGCGTGGGGCTTGTCGAAATCGTAGTCGTCCAGGTTGAAGCGCTGTCGTAACCCCGGGTTGACGATGAGTTGGACGCTGCGCGGCCAATTGACGTATTCGTCGACCGAGATGCCGAGCCGTTCCTTCGTGTGATAGACCGCGACCAGACTGCCCGTATATTCGTAGTTCCAAAGCATGCGATCGCCGATGCGAGGGGCCGCGTCGTCGAATACGAAGGTACGCACGTCCTTGAGCGGTGCTTCGTGCGTGCGGACGAACGTCATGATCGCGGACTGTCGGATCCAGTCGCGCCAGAGATCGAGCCCCGAGACGATCCCGCTTCCCACCGACGCGCCGATCACGTAGCCGAGCACAAGATCGCGTCCGATCGTGCGCAGCGCGGCGACTTTCGCGAACGCCAGGTCGAGTAGATTCACGAACGAGATCAGGACGAGCGCGAGCGCGACGAGTGCCGGCAGGATGTTGCGGCTGTCGTAGAAGCTCGTCAGCACCGGGGTCTTGTCGGCGACCAGATAGGGATAGACGGCCGCCGCGAACAAAATCCATCCGAGCGCGGCCTGAGCCAGCGACGCGCGCAGCGTCGTGCGCGTGGGCTTTCTAGGTGCGACGCGAAGCAGAAGAAAGCAGAGGAGACAGCAGGAAACGAGTATCGGCCAGGGCACGCCGCGCGACGAGATGGCGAAATAATCGCGCAGGACGGGCCGAATGATCGTGAATGCACCGATGAATGATGAAAGCAGCGCGTGCGAATGAATGTCGTTGTAGTCGCCATAAAGCATCGACTTGACGTGCGTGAGCCGTTTGATCAAAACGAAGACGAGCGGCAACGCGAGCAACGCCGCGTGTTGTGCCGCGAATTCGCGAAGCGGTGCGCGAGTGGCCTGCACGATCGCGCTCAGCGTCACCCGCCACTCGCGCACCCGAGAAGGCACGTCGCCCCATTGCGGGATATACGTCGCCGCGCCACCGACGCGTTCGCTCGCATAGCGGGCCGCGAACAGGACGAGGATCGCCAAATAAAGCGCGATGAGCGAATTGAGGTAGAACGAGAAGAAAAAGAACGGCAAGCTGACCAGTTGATTCCTGCGTTCGTTCGACGACGCCGACAAGCACGCGCAGCCGATCCAGAACGACGCGATGTAGACGTTGTACATCGCCACGCTCGTCAGAAACCGGACCATCGCGACGTGCGTGGCGGTGTAGATCAAGAACAGCGCGAACGCATCGTCGCGCGAGAGCACGCGCCGGCGGTGCAACACATAAGCGGCAGCGGCCCCCGCGACGACCCACCCGAGGAGCGCCGTCACGCGCATCGCAAGCGAAGGATGAGCCAGCGCATTGATCGCGTTCGTCAAATAGCCGCCCCAGAAAATACCGAGCTCCTTGGAGATCTGTATGTTTTGAGCGGGGGATTGAAAGCGCCATACCCAGTCGTCCCAGAAGTAACCGGGGTTGCAAGCGATGAGCGCCGTTCCGCCGAAGATCGCGATGAAAGCGATGGGTATGCGCCGGACGAATGCGACCCACCCCGACAAGCGCGAGGACCGGCCGCTTATCCGCTCGCGCGCGCGTTGCCGCGTATCGGCGTCGGGCCGGAACTGTGTATACATCGAAACCTCGTCGCTGTCGTCCATATCCATGATCTACCAAGCGCACCAACCGCCGTCGACCGCGATGTTCTGCCCCGTGACGTAGCTCGACATGTCGCTTGCCAAAAATAGCGCGGTGCCCTTGAAGTCCTCCTCGATCGCCATGCGGCCGAGCGGCGTCCGTTGTTCATAGCGCTCGACGAATGCGGTGGGTTGGTTGCGCCAGACACCGCCGGGGCTCATCGCGTTCACGCGTACGTGGGGCGCAAGCGTTGTCGCGAGCCAGGTCGTCAGTTGCGCCAGCGCGCCTTTGCTCGCGGCGTAGCCGGCTGGGTTGGCCATCGCCGTGCCTTCATAGAGGCGCCAGTCCGGCCCGACGACGCCGTATAGCGAGGACACGTTGATGACGGACCCTTTGCCGGATCGCTTGAGATACGGCAGCGCTTCCTGCACGAGCTCGAAGGCCGCGGTGACGTTGACTTCGAAGGCAGCGCGCCATGCCGCGCTTTGCTGCCGTTCGAACCGCACGGCCCAACCGTCGAGTTCCGTGGTGCCGACGAACGCCGCGCAGTTGACGAGCACGTCGAGCCCTCCGCATTGCGCGGCAACCTGGGCCGGCAGCGCGCGCGCGCTTGCCTCGTCGGCGAGATCGACTTCGAACGCGGCCACACGCGCGTCGCGCATGCGCATGCCGTGAATGCGCTCGGCGCACTGCTCGAGGGCTGCGAGCCGGCGATCCGCCAGCGCGACGGTGGCGCCGGCTTCGGCAAGCGCCTCGGCAATCGCCGCGCCGATGTGGCCGGCTGCCCCGGTGATCAAGGCCGTTCTACCCGAGAGAGACATGAGCTCTGAAATCGTGCGCATCGTAGGGTGTCGAGTCGATAGGTCGTGGTGGTCCGGTCCGGGCTAGAGGTGCACCCAGCGTTGATTGGCCGCCGCCGTTTCCGCGGCCGCGATGAACTGCATGACTTCACGTCCTCCGGCGAAATCGCACATCGTCGATAGGTTGTTGTCGAAGAACGACTTCAGTTGCGTCCGGTACGTCATGTCGCGCTCGGTCGGGCCGTGGATCAACTCGTCATTGAGGATCAGCGTGCCGCCGACGAGGTCGACCCTTGCCGTCAAATCGCGAGCGTTGATTGTGATGACGCGTTGCGGCGTCCGGTCGAGGTAGTTGATGGAGATCGCCACGGCCGGACAGCGTTCGTGGCGCGACACGATCGAATAGACGTCGTCGCTCGCGATCTCGAGATGACTGAGATGACCGCCGACGGCCGTGATCGAGCGCGGACGACCGCATAACCAGAGCGCAAGATCGATCTCGTGAGAAAGATCGCGCAACACGCCGCCGCCTTGGTCCGAGTGCGCCGAATACGAAGTGCGGTAATCGCGGTCCGGCCGCCACTGCGGCAAGTACTGGCCGGCGTAGAAGCAGGCGCTGTAGAGTGGCCGCCCCGCGAGCGCATCGCGCAGCGCTTGGATGAGAGGATGAAAACGCAGGTTGTATGCGACGGCAACATGGAACGGCAGCGCGGCGGGCATCTCGTCGATCTCATCGAGGGTGCTGCAAAGCGGTTTTTCCACGAGCACGCGACCGTCGAATCCCGCGCGTGCCAACTCTTGCAACGTTTGGGCATGCAGACCGGTGGCGTTCGCGATCACGACATGCCCAGGCCGACTTTCGGCGAGGGCGTGCGCGATGCTCGCGAAGCGCGGAAATGGCGCGCCGGGATGGCTCGTCACGCATGCGACGTCAGCGCCGAGCGCCGCGGCGAGCCTGGCGTGGCGCGCACCGATCGACCCGTAGCCGATCACCAGCAGCGACGCGCGCGGACCGGCGTCCGCCGCCGGACCGTCGCGGTGAAGGCCGGTCTCTTCCATGGGAAGCGATCGCGATGAGTGGGGGAGCTGGGCCATGTCAAATCGGCTC
The sequence above is a segment of the Trinickia acidisoli genome. Coding sequences within it:
- a CDS encoding nucleotidyltransferase family protein — encoded protein: MKNTHIDELKVSLDANLSDVVRCIQASGSLGCALIYDDAGRFVNVVTDGDIRRAFLEGKQLDATARDVHQIKLKTARPTAVTARIDSTRAERTELFRRHSLRQLILVDRLGAPVDVIDHQSINSSPAYVNQRFTAVVMAGGYGMRLRPLTETTPKPMLCVNGRPMLEISIEKLVNHGANRIFISTHYLHDKIVDYFGAGERFGVPIDYIHEEEPLGTGGALSRLSCRDNATLVFNGDILTNLDIGMFLAYHLRTESAMTIAATQYSFQVPFGVVSTAQAQVLHIDEKPKLGFLVNSGIYFLSPRVFATLPKDGPYHMTDVAHELIRRNVRVSCFPIFEHWLDVGRPSDYDLAAKLF
- a CDS encoding SDR family oxidoreductase, translating into MRTISELMSLSGRTALITGAAGHIGAAIAEALAEAGATVALADRRLAALEQCAERIHGMRMRDARVAAFEVDLADEASARALPAQVAAQCGGLDVLVNCAAFVGTTELDGWAVRFERQQSAAWRAAFEVNVTAAFELVQEALPYLKRSGKGSVINVSSLYGVVGPDWRLYEGTAMANPAGYAASKGALAQLTTWLATTLAPHVRVNAMSPGGVWRNQPTAFVERYEQRTPLGRMAIEEDFKGTALFLASDMSSYVTGQNIAVDGGWCAW
- a CDS encoding Gfo/Idh/MocA family protein, whose product is MEETGLHRDGPAADAGPRASLLVIGYGSIGARHARLAAALGADVACVTSHPGAPFPRFASIAHALAESRPGHVVIANATGLHAQTLQELARAGFDGRVLVEKPLCSTLDEIDEMPAALPFHVAVAYNLRFHPLIQALRDALAGRPLYSACFYAGQYLPQWRPDRDYRTSYSAHSDQGGGVLRDLSHEIDLALWLCGRPRSITAVGGHLSHLEIASDDVYSIVSRHERCPAVAISINYLDRTPQRVITINARDLTARVDLVGGTLILNDELIHGPTERDMTYRTQLKSFFDNNLSTMCDFAGGREVMQFIAAAETAAANQRWVHL
- the neuC gene encoding UDP-N-acetylglucosamine 2-epimerase, producing the protein MRTICIFTGTRAEYGLLRPLIRALENEPDATVRLLVTGSHVADAHGATWHEIENDGISLYERVEVLMDSATEAGVYTAMGLGMIRYGDVLRRMAPDLLVLLGDRYEAFAAAAAATVCKIPIAHIQGGELTLGAIDESFRHAITKMSHLHFASTQAYRARIIQLGEDPDRVFAVGALGVENIRTIELSGAEDTSRRLNLEPGQPYLLATFHPATRSSKPPDIQLSALLDALDDFPDHAVVMTGANADAGGLAINRLLAERAARHPKRYRFFMSLGTQLYLSAAKHAAAVVGNSSSAVIEVPTLGVPSVDVGPRQAGRTRGNSVISCNDEATEIVDAIARALSPEFRHLAASAANPYDRPGTTARIVRELLSRNLTEVSIKTFYDLQ